Proteins found in one Borrelia puertoricensis genomic segment:
- a CDS encoding Mlp family lipoprotein translates to MNKYIKLTILCSLLLLCCCGGHKLSMVPKHTVFTNNPKNDHLTNLQEGNKAERNSEEKPKEVITLTDNEKEKFDVLINGFDKILELDPYFKIDSNPEVKKSSNFLNWLRLIDISKKKELANLFIIVYDFLKDKKPPKLNNLTINQLVSNTIACQSQNQCNNTYNNIQISTFFRGVLSEICSREKTNEEIFEYLKEELLNPSNHVAGLIGEEIGERTIKIKLKNDNKRMQAFNFLKSAFPQDIQYIMNNVAITLIELKDDAKLKAILDHINTELKKCNGNEASENAFSNRIREYFVDENTRNTINAETLDKFQKSIVSTCQTGVGG, encoded by the coding sequence ATGAATAAATATATAAAATTAACAATACTTTGTAGCTTACTACTATTATGTTGTTGTGGTGGACACAAACTAAGTATGGTACCAAAACATACAGTATTTACTAATAATCCTAAAAATGATCATCTTACTAATCTACAAGAAGGTAACAAAGCAGAGCGAAATAGTGAAGAAAAACCAAAAGAAGTAATTACTTTAACTGATAATGAAAAGGAAAAATTCGATGTTCTTATAAATGGATTTGATAAAATACTGGAGCTCGATCCATATTTTAAGATAGATAGTAACCCTGAAGTAAAGAAAAGTTCAAACTTCTTAAATTGGCTCCGATTAATAGACATATCAAAAAAGAAAGAATTAGCTAATTTGTTTATTATAGTCTATGATTTCTTAAAAGACAAAAAACCTCCAAAATTAAACAATTTAACCATCAATCAACTTGTAAGCAATACTATTGCTTGCCAATCTCAAAACCAATGCAACAACACATACAACAATATTCAAATAAGTACGTTTTTTCGCGGTGTTTTATCCGAAATATGTTCCAGGGAAAAAACCAATGAAGAGATATTTGAATATCTTAAAGAGGAATTACTTAACCCAAGCAATCATGTGGCTGGTCTCATAGGAGAAGAAATAGGAGAAAGAACAATAAAAATAAAGCTAAAAAATGATAATAAACGAATGCAAGCTTTTAATTTCTTAAAAAGTGCTTTTCCACAGGATATACAGTATATTATGAACAATGTAGCAATAACCTTGATTGAATTAAAAGACGATGCAAAACTAAAGGCTATATTAGATCATATAAATACTGAACTTAAGAAATGTAATGGAAATGAAGCTAGTGAAAACGCTTTTAGTAATAGAATAAGAGAATATTTCGTAGACGAAAATA